One part of the Clarias gariepinus isolate MV-2021 ecotype Netherlands chromosome 24, CGAR_prim_01v2, whole genome shotgun sequence genome encodes these proteins:
- the ier5l gene encoding immediate early response gene 5-like protein: MINTGECAVDAQSLISISLRKIHNSRTQRGGIKLHKNLLVSYVLRNARQVYMNEKYAEIYRMQQYEEVMTVCNEIQELNPLDVAEDAEEEPSCCGVANPAPSLCAAALSPVGTRSPQPLPGACSASLVLQPEEEEEDEDSPCKQSDAVFYRSCCVEACAVAPSCDFSPSGGVHCSKTTVLDLDTHVVTTVENGCLHQDCCASLAPCCPSAHGPVRKRKMDFGYYAPELEETPEFAPCKRQKLEECAYAGSAEPLEACNISNLISIFGSGFSGLVSRQADLEQALNGQFCSKQALASLGAWTRAIVAF; the protein is encoded by the coding sequence ATGATCAACACGGGGGAGTGCGCGGTGGACGCGCAGAGCCTGATCTCAATCTCGTTGCGGAAGATTCACAACTCGCGGACGCAGCGCGGAGGCATCAAGCTGCACAAGAACCTCCTGGTGTCGTACGTGCTGAGGAACGCGCGCCAGGTCTACATGAACGAGAAGTACGCGGAGATCTACAGGATGCAGCAGTACGAGGAGGTCATGACCGTGTGCAACGAGATCCAGGAGCTGAACCCGCTCGACGTGGCCGAGGACGCCGAGGAGGAGCCGAGCTGCTGCGGCGTGGCGAACCCTGCACCCAGCCTGTGCGCGGCTGCGCTCTCGCCGGTCGGCACGCGCTCTCCACAGCCACTGCCGGGCGCGTGCTCCGCGTCTCTCGTTCTCCAGCccgaggaggaggaagaggacgagGACTCGCCTTGCAAGCAGTCGGACGCTGTGTTTTACCGCAGCTGCTGCGTGGAGGCGTGCGCCGTGGCGCCGAGCTGCGACTTCTCGCCGTCGGGCGGAGTGCACTGCAGCAAGACCACCGTGCTGGACCTGGACACGCACGTCGTGACCACGGTGGAGAACGGCTGCCTGCATCAGGACTGCTGCGCGTCGCTGGCACCGTGCTGTCCGAGCGCGCACGGCCCGGTGCGGAAGCGCAAAATGGACTTCGGGTACTACGCGCCCGAGCTGGAGGAGACGCCGGAGTTCGCGCCTTGCAAGCGCCAGAAGTTGGAGGAGTGCGCGTACGCGGGCAGTGCGGAGCCACTGGAGGCGTGTAACATCTCCAACCTGATCTCCATCTTCGGCTCGGGCTTCTCGGGGCTCGTGAGCCGGCAGGCGGACTTAGAGCAAGCGCTCAACGGACAGTTCTGCAGCAAGCAGGCGCTGGCGAGTTTAGGGGCATGGACAAGAGCCATCGTAGCTTTTTGA